From Daphnia magna isolate NIES linkage group LG2, ASM2063170v1.1, whole genome shotgun sequence:
CTAGGAGTATTGCAACCGCGACGATGTGAAGATGACCAAACTAGATCCACCGTCCATCGTAGTTGATGGTTTTTATGCTGCTTGGCATTCAAAGACCGAATCCTACCGTCGGGTCCACGTAATTGGCAAATCGGGATCGATGATTAGTGTCGCTTTTGTCGACCATGGCGAAATCGATATAGTACCTCTAAGTGGTATTCGGGCGTTGCTTCCAGAATTCGCGGAACTTCCAGCTCAAGCTATGAAAGCGCAACTGTTTGGTCAGTAAATTGATACACACGAAACATAGTATTATAGATCGTAATTCATGTTTTTAGGTGTCAAACCAACGGCTGGAGATTGGTCTCCTCAGAATGCTCTGTTCTTTAAGAAAGTTTGTTGATAACAGAGTTTTTTCGTCTTACGTCATGGAAGTGTTACAAGACAAGACGCTTCGCCTGCAGCTGAATGATGTTCTTTCGGGTGAAAAGGATATTGATGTGGCCAAGTACCTGGTCGAAAATTGCCATGCGACGGTTGCTTAAGCAGCTCGTCTTCTTTTCGCCGACTctccctcttttgttttgattgcaTTTATTACTTTGTGAATTAATTTCTCTTCTGCACACAAGCCAGGGTTATGATGGCATCTAAGTCAAAGTTGACTCTTAAGAGATTGTTCTGTTAAAGAAAGAATACcaagttttgtttgttttggctCATATTTAccactttttccttctgtCATGTTAACCAAGCAATAACCATCTAATACACTCCAAAATTTAAACCTTGTCATGTGTTGTTTTACTGTATACAggataggaaaaaaatattagattTGCTCCTCACCCTCTACAACTGTGTGTGTAATGCTATAAACATAGAAATGACTCCTTCCTGAAGAAGTAACATTAACAGAGTTACTCAGACAacactattttttatttataacaTTTTTTGCTCTACAGCCCTGAGCCCCCTCATGTTTAATGATGATGTTCATCTGCTTTAAGAAAGCGAAGCCCACAGTACCCACAGGTGTGATTGCCAGGTTGATCCAAATTGATGAAAACTTTTGGATGTCCTAGAGGGCCTCCTCCTCCATCACAAGATACAATCCGTGATTTAACCTCTTTTGGTGGAACCTCAGCAATTAAATCAATTGCAAAGCGGGTATTGACTTCTTTCGAGGCATTTTCAAACCGAACTAGGCGGAAATCAGCTTCATCCCATTTCTAGAAAAGACATAAAACGGTACATGGttcaaagaaaaatccaaGCATTAAATCATAATTTTAGAGGTTTTAATTCTGAAAACTTGGGAAAGAAAACTTCCCAACAGTGGAGTCACGATAGGTTGTTGACGAATATTTATGTCAGTTAATTACCTGCCCAGTATGAGTGGGAATGTCGTTTTCCACCGGGTTTTTCAACAATTTTGGGAcggttgaaaatgaaaatgtatgCCGAATTGAAGTTTGTTTGAATTGTTTTCCAAGGATTTGCACAGCACGAAATTTGCTAGTCGCCATTGCAATTGTTGATGGGGTAGACCTCTTGTGCTAAAAGGACACACTAGAACTAGCTTCGTCTTAAGTATAGCAGACACCTTACTTATTTTTTTGACAACCCACGTGTATTGGTGTGAAATCGACAGAGCTACAGAAACTTCCCCACAATGTTGATTCAAAGTTCCAACAATGTAAAAATCTATAATCTAAGTGCCGGGAAGTCTTTACCAGAGGTATGTAGCTTAGATTTTTTCAATACCAGTTATTTAATGTTCGCGTAAATTTCTCCTTTTCATGGTTTTGCCTTGAAAGACATCACTCATGGTGTTTGTAGCTGAAAAATGTAGCTTATTAAATGTTCTTTAGAAATGTTGAACATCTTCCCGATTTCTTAAGTACTCAGGTGTTTAAGatggtatttttattttctctagTGGTTGTCTGATCGGAAGAAGAGAGCATTACAAAGCAAAGATTTGGACATCAGGAGACGTGTGGAGCTAATTCAAGATTTTGACATGCCAGGAGTCAGTACCTCAATAAAGGTCTCTAAGGATGGAAAATACATTATGGCTACAGGCATCTACAAGCCAAGAGTTCGATGTTATGAAGTGGCCAATCTGTCCATGAAATTTGAACGTTGCATGGATGCAGAAGTCATAAAATTTGAGATGTTATCAGAAGATTACAGTAAAGTAGTCTTCTTGCAATGTGATCGCTTTGTCGAGTTTCACGCACAATACGGCCGCTATTACAGAACTAGGATACCCAAGTTTGGAAGGGATTTAAAGTATCATTTTCAGTCATGCAATCTCTATATTGTTGGGACAGGGTATGTAATACACGTAAGTAAATGTTTCTTCAGTTAATCAAAAATCATTCTTAGGCCAGACGTGTATCGCCTTAATTTGGAAGAAGGAAGATTCTTAAACTCATTTCAAACAGAAGGCACAACTCTTAATGTTTGTGATATGAATCCATTTCACCAATTGTTCGTCTGTGGTTccaaagaaggaaaaatagaGGCATGGGATCCCCGTGCTAGAAACCGGGTTGGTGTTCTCGATTGTGCTTTACACGCAGTAACACCTGACACACAGTATTTACCTAAAAAAACTTGTTCGTTATCTCTTTTCACTGATTTGCCAACATTTCCCCAGAGTCATAGGCATTCCTCAAGTCACGGCCGTCAAATTCCGTGACGCATTAACAATGGGAGTTGGTACTTCGACTGGCCAGATACTTCTTTATGACTTGCGATCCAATCGGCCAACTAGAGTAAAAGATCACCGATACGGACTCCCCATCAAAACCGTCGATTTTCATAATCTGAACCATGATTTAGTTGCGTCGATGGACTCGAGAATAGTTCGCCTATGGGACAGAAATACGGTAAAATGATTTCAGGCATATTTGTACCAGAGCTTTTAGTATCAAACGCCTTTTTCTCTGACTATAGGGTGAACCTTATGTTTCCGTCGAAGCCACATCAGATCTTAATGATCTGTGCTTAGTACCCAACAGTGGTATGATGTTCATGGCTAACGAAGACAAAAAGATGCTCACCTATTATATCCCTAACCTTGGTCCGGCCCCTCGCTGGTGTAGTTTCCTTGACTCGTTGACAGAAGAACTGGAGGAAGGAGAAACCGCTGCCGTTTACGATGATTATAAATTCTTGACAGTTGAGGAGTTGCACGATTTAGGGTTCTCTCACCTAATTGGTAGAGTAATATTTGATTATCAAACCCTCTTCTGTTATTAATTTCCactatttttcaaaaatattataTAGGAACCAACTTGTTGCGAGCTTACATGCATGGATATTTTATTGATATGCGACTTTACCGTAAAGCCAAATCCATCGTCGAACCTTTATCACTAACACGctataaacaaaataaagtcAAGGAAACAATTGATCAACAACGTTCCAGTAGAGTTCAGTTACAAGTAATGGAACAAAGATAATTCAGCTGTTGCATCCTATAAATGATTCGATTTTTGCCTTAGAAACTACCTGCGGTGAACCGCGAGCTGGCTCTCAAACTTATGGAAGACAGTAAGGCGGTTGACGATGCTGAAGCAGTTGGGAAAAAGAGTGCTGCGAAATTGCTCATGAAATCCAATATTCTCAACGATTCGCGTTTCAAAGACCTGTTCGTGAACCCTAACTTTCAGATTGACAAATCCTCCGAAGAAttcaggtattttttttttttatcaaaaaaaCGATTTGTCACTTCTGCGTTAACTTTTCTTCCACTCTCTAATTATTATACAGGTTGCTTAACCCTGCAGTCTCACGTTTGGACAAAATCCGAGAAAAACGTATCAAAAAGGCTCTCGTTGAAGACCAGTTTGAACCCGTCAAGGTAAAACCATACAATTACAGTTGTCTCGAGTTGTAAAGGAATTACTTGCGCTTTTCTAGGGAACAAGTTTAGAGAATCCCCTCATGGATGATGAGTTTTCCGACAGTGAAAGGAAGGGTCGCAAACGGACCATTTCGGTAAATTGCTGCAAGATATGCGGCTGTGGGAAATtgtgatttgattttttttttccatctaGCAGAGTGACGACAGCAGTAGCAGCTCAGATGACGAAAGCCtcagaaatgaaataaaattacagCATAAAATAATCAgagaagaaaaatttcaaaagaggCGATTAGAGAGAGAACAGGAGAAGCTCGAAGGGCCTAAGTTCATGGCGCTTAAGCCAGGACAAAAATTTCAGGGTTTCCGCTCTACTAACGATCAACCTAAGAAAAAACTGGCCAGGTATCAATATTTGTCATTGTGTTGTAACAcgattttcattcatttcctTTTACTAATTAGGGCTGCCCTTGGTGAGAGAATTCACCTAGAGGAAGATGTTAACAAGATAAAGCTTGCGCCGTCTGCTGGGTCCAGAGAGATGACATTTACTCTTCCACAGGTAGTTGCAGAGTTATTAACCCTTTAATTGAATTACTGTTTTATGgatgtttcgtttttttttaatagagcGAACGTGTTACGAAAGCCAGAGAACAGGCTCAACAACATCACGAAGAACGACGTAAAATAATACGATCAGCCAATCATTTGAGAACACGAGGTCGTGGGAGAGGTGGTCGGGGAAGATATTGATATGGAACTTTCGTCAAATAAACAAGACATAGAATGCTTACGGTTGTATAACCTTATCTTTATTATTCCTACAGATGAGTCGAAGTTGTAAGGACTCGAATGTACAGTCGCTATTTCAATAGGATCTTGGGTGTTCAAACCAACGATTATTGATGGTGATAGGAAGAAAATAGATCGCACCATCCTTCCTTCTCCATTTAATAAAAAGCATTTCATGTAGCTGAAACATTCTATTCGGATTTTGGCTTGTAAACGATTTTCCTGGTTTTGACAACACTCCACTTGTGGCGCTTCCAGTAGTAGGCTACTGAAATCAAGAAGGAGAACAGCATAAGAGCTTTAAGAGCCATCTTCTTGCGATCGTCGTGTTCAGGCTCAGCTGCCCATTTGAGGAAGATAGCCACGTCTTTAGCCATTTGACTGGCAGTGGCTGGCGTTCCATCCGAATACTCGATCAGCTAAAGATACAAATCTTGCGTAACGAATTATTTACTCAAGGAAATGCAGTTAACATGTACCTCGTTGTAGAGTGCTTGGGCCATGCCAATGGCACCACCCGGGAAATACGGATTGTAATAAAGGCCGTCGCGCAACGTAATACCACCTGGTGGATCGGTGTAACCAGTCAACAAGGAGAACAAATAGTCTTCTCCTCCGTGACGAGCAGCGGTGATGTAGGTTAGATCGGGTGGAAGTGCACCATTGTTGGCATTTCGTGCAGCTTCTTCGTTAGTATATGGACTTGGAAATCTATCAGAAAGCTTGCCTGGTCGCTGGAACATAAGACCTTCCTCATTTGGCCCATCTGTAACCTGCATATTGGATCCTAGTAAATTTTTTGGAAAACATGAGAATACCTCACACTATGCAGACCTGAATAGCAGCTGCTTCCTCTTTGGCTTCATCCTCAGTATGACTGACATCAATCAAGTTACGATAGGCCAAATATTTCATACTATGGCAAGCAGAGCAAACTTGCTTGTACACTTCATAGCCACGACGAATGCTACACATTAAACCATTATGTACATTTCATACATTTTAAAAGCCTCAATTTATGATACCTAGCATGATCTAAGGAAGAAAATATCCCATTATGGCTCCATGGAAAATGGGGAGCATGTAAGTCCAGTCCTGAAGCCTTGACCGATTGGTCCAAGGTGTATGCCAACCCAGCAGCACCTCCAATCAGTGACCCCACCACCACTAGTCCctaaaataattgaaataatattttaagTTCAAACCTTTTGAGAATTCAGATTGCATGTGATTAGTACAAAATTATTCCTACCGCTTTTTTGCCGGCCGAGAGCTCACGTAGAGTAGACAGATGGGATTGCTGAAAATGCAGAGTTGAATGTTACTTAATCTTGTTGGGAAATTAGGTGTGAATTCATTCCAAGAAAAGTACGAACATACCTGGATAATACCATTGCTTTGGACTCGAAGTAGCCCAGACTTAACGAATTTACCCGCTACTCCGGCCATCTTTGATGAATATTTCGGGATCACAATCTTTTTTCGGTCGTTCCAAACATAGAGAAAGAGACAGAGTAGCACATCGGAAAGACAggaaaaattttccaattgCCTGTGCTTAGGGTGCGAAGGCATTTGGCTGAATGTACCCCATTGGCTAACAGCTGACGCCTTTGGTCACATGATCGAAATACAGCCAATAGCGTGCAGTGCAGCTAACCTAGGTTAGAGTTAACAACGCCTCTTTCCTCTTGGCGCCATGCGCCGATATCGTGGACGGTGCAACTTGTTCACGCCCCTACACGAGCGTCATCGTAAATTTGCCCCTAGGAAGTGTTAGAGAATTCTTGCTCTTAACTCTCTTTCTCTATGACACGTACAGCGTTGACATGTTCAGCCAAATCATACGTTACGTAAAAATTGTTGTTTCAtactttcattttcatttgtatTTCCGGTATTTCGCATTTCGTTAATTTCATTCACTCGCTATTAGTCCGTTTAGCTATCACAAAGAATAACTtcattgaaataaaaaggtaATTTACTGGCAAACATAGTGTTATATTATTGAAAACAATAAGCTTGGTTTTGTATTTCTAATAAAGTTcttttactatttttattgttattttattcGTTGCCACTATTACTATAACCCATTTGCACAATTATACctcctttatttttcaatcgGTTCTTGTGATTGTTCATGTTTCTCGTTAGGGAAATAAAATGTTAGTTTTTTAAACTCTGGTTCTTGGAGCAATTGAACAAATTGGTGGCTTTGCCTTTGGAGAAAATAAGAACCCACAAAAGGGATAGCGCTTCAACTGATTTAAAAACAAGATAACTACGCTCAAATAAAATATTGCCGGTGAAATTTGGACACAAGTCCTCAAGGGAGGAAGTATTTTCAGACGCATTTTCATTCCCAAAGACATCTTCAGTCCGCagtagcgatcggccccgattagccaaaatcgggttaaccgctTCACCCCGCCCACCCCAGAAAagggcaatcggggctgaatcggggTGTCACTTCGCCAGTCAGGATGGGGCggggcaaaaatcgaggttaacccgcttgccccgacgccatttgTAAAAATAGGCGCTTGAATTCCAAACTACGAAattgggtcgggtttttatcggggcaaACGGGGTtaactccccgattttcatcataataattgattttgactcgatcgattatgtttttacgtcggggcattgcaatcggggttgcatccccgattaggcaccccgatacaagcccgattgagatcggggttcAAAATTTTTCTCCCCGAGCCCCGAATTTTGAAACCCGATTGGAAAAATacgccccgattagggtcgggggTCCGCACGCACGCAGGCGTTAACATACAGAAAACTAAATCTGGCAATGTCTACCCAAAcaacataaagaaaaagaaaaagaaatcttctTAGAAATTGGCGTTCTGAAAATTTTCCATTCAGCTGTTCGAGCACCGGTGCGACGGATTCGATtaaggcaaaagaaaagaaagatttaTCCGAATTCATCGAGTTGGAACGGAAATTGTGTAGCCATTTAAGGCTGAATTTCGAAAATGAGTAAAGCTATGCAGTTGCTAGGCAGTAAAATTAGTTTAATCTCCAAGTCAGAGATCCGTTACGAAGGGATCTTATTTACGCTGAATCCCAACGAATCCACTTTGGCTTTGGCTAAGGGTAAGCATTCTTGTTTTTGATGTaggaaaaatttcttttacttttttacaAATTTGCCATAAGTTGTGTTTCAACAAACAATGGGAAACATTACTTGTGGTAATTGTTCTTGTTATAAATGGTTCAAAGTGGTCTTCTGTCAGTAGTGGCCGAAAGGAAGCTGTTGTATTTTAGTACAGTTCTAAGTTCTGATTAATACTGATAGTGTTACACAATCATGTGGATATTAGGTTCTTAATTCTTTCCTCTTGCATATTTTCTAGTGCGTATGTTTGGAACAGAAAATCGACCTACAGATAACCCTGTTGCTGCAAGAGATGAGGTGTTTGAATTTATTATCTTCAGAGG
This genomic window contains:
- the LOC116916333 gene encoding NADH dehydrogenase [ubiquinone] iron-sulfur protein 6, mitochondrial, with amino-acid sequence MATSKFRAVQILGKQFKQTSIRHTFSFSTVPKLLKNPVENDIPTHTGQKWDEADFRLVRFENASKEVNTRFAIDLIAEVPPKEVKSRIVSCDGGGGPLGHPKVFINLDQPGNHTCGYCGLRFLKADEHHH
- the LOC116916322 gene encoding nucleolar protein 10 isoform X2 codes for the protein MLIQSSNNVKIYNLSAGKSLPEWLSDRKKRALQSKDLDIRRRVELIQDFDMPGVSTSIKVSKDGKYIMATGIYKPRVRCYEVANLSMKFERCMDAEVIKFEMLSEDYSKVVFLQCDRFVEFHAQYGRYYRTRIPKFGRDLKYHFQSCNLYIVGTGPDVYRLNLEEGRFLNSFQTEGTTLNVCDMNPFHQLFVCGSKEGKIEAWDPRARNRVGVLDCALHAVTPDTQVIGIPQVTAVKFRDALTMGVGTSTGQILLYDLRSNRPTRVKDHRYGLPIKTVDFHNLNHDLVASMDSRIVRLWDRNTGEPYVSVEATSDLNDLCLVPNSGMMFMANEDKKMLTYYIPNLGPAPRWCSFLDSLTEELEEGETAAVYDDYKFLTVEELHDLGFSHLIGTNLLRAYMHGYFIDMRLYRKAKSIVEPLSLTRYKQNKVKETIDQQRSSRVQLQKLPAVNRELALKLMEDSKAVDDAEAVGKKSAAKLLMKSNILNDSRFKDLFVNPNFQIDKSSEEFRLLNPAVSRLDKIREKRIKKALVEDQFEPVKGTSLENPLMDDEFSDSERKGRKRTISSDDSSSSSDDESLRNEIKLQHKIIREEKFQKRRLEREQEKLEGPKFMALKPGQKFQGFRSTNDQPKKKLARAALGERIHLEEDVNKIKLAPSAGSREMTFTLPQSERVTKAREQAQQHHEERRKIIRSANHLRTRGRGRGGRGRY
- the LOC116916322 gene encoding nucleolar protein 10 isoform X1, translated to MLIQSSNNVKIYNLSAGKSLPEWLSDRKKRALQSKDLDIRRRVELIQDFDMPGVSTSIKVSKDGKYIMATGIYKPRVRCYEVANLSMKFERCMDAEVIKFEMLSEDYSKVVFLQCDRFVEFHAQYGRYYRTRIPKFGRDLKYHFQSCNLYIVGTGPDVYRLNLEEGRFLNSFQTEGTTLNVCDMNPFHQLFVCGSKEGKIEAWDPRARNRVGVLDCALHAVTPDTQVIGIPQVTAVKFRDALTMGVGTSTGQILLYDLRSNRPTRVKDHRYGLPIKTVDFHNLNHDLVASMDSRIVRLWDRNTGEPYVSVEATSDLNDLCLVPNSGMMFMANEDKKMLTYYIPNLGPAPRWCSFLDSLTEELEEGETAAVYDDYKFLTVEELHDLGFSHLIGTNLLRAYMHGYFIDMRLYRKAKSIVEPLSLTRYKQNKVKETIDQQRSSRVQLQKLPAVNRELALKLMEDSKAVDDAEAVGKKSAAKLLMKSNILNDSRFKDLFVNPNFQIDKSSEEFRLLNPAVSRLDKIREKRIKKALVEDQFEPVKGTSLENPLMDDEFSDSERKGRKRTISQSDDSSSSSDDESLRNEIKLQHKIIREEKFQKRRLEREQEKLEGPKFMALKPGQKFQGFRSTNDQPKKKLARAALGERIHLEEDVNKIKLAPSAGSREMTFTLPQSERVTKAREQAQQHHEERRKIIRSANHLRTRGRGRGGRGRY
- the LOC116916328 gene encoding cytochrome c1, heme protein, mitochondrial → MAGVAGKFVKSGLLRVQSNGIIQQSHLSTLRELSAGKKAGLVVVGSLIGGAAGLAYTLDQSVKASGLDLHAPHFPWSHNGIFSSLDHASIRRGYEVYKQVCSACHSMKYLAYRNLIDVSHTEDEAKEEAAAIQVTDGPNEEGLMFQRPGKLSDRFPSPYTNEEAARNANNGALPPDLTYITAARHGGEDYLFSLLTGYTDPPGGITLRDGLYYNPYFPGGAIGMAQALYNELIEYSDGTPATASQMAKDVAIFLKWAAEPEHDDRKKMALKALMLFSFLISVAYYWKRHKWSVVKTRKIVYKPKSE